In Salipiger profundus, one genomic interval encodes:
- the dhaL gene encoding dihydroxyacetone kinase subunit DhaL, which yields MTDDIRTKKLMNAPEDIIPEAIEGMLSAHPDLLRVEGATRRALIARDGPRDGKVGIVIGGGSGHEPAFAGYVGRGLADAAAVGNVFASPSPEHIMDAARAVEGGAGVMFLYGNYTGDVMNFDMAAEECDSIGIPARSVAVTDDVASAPKGREGERRGIAGDFFVFKIAGAAAEQGRDLAACHAAAVHANANCRSMGVALSACSLPQTGKPNFELGARDMEIGMGIHGEPGMRRGALETADEVSDELMDAILADMELGQGDEVAVLVNGLGATGLLELYILHRRVTQILGGRGVKIHYSWVGEYCTSLEMAGASITLLKLDADLKTLLDMPCRTPALTVAGTLAPAGTLTKRSHDGTAGAAEVDRSTLAKDGPVTPETFRRMMLAVGEAIHDNRDWLSELDGVIGDGDHGVTMDIGWSAVRKELAAPVDETITQTSTRMAKAFLDAVGASSGPLYASAFRKAGEAVSDRLNLDAGAVVAWVEGICAGIQSRGGAQVGDKTMIDAWVPAVAKAKEALQSGGDVSACLEAACAGARNGRDYTAEIESRRGRSAKLGQRSLGHVDPGAASAHVMLVAMHRALSA from the coding sequence ATGACCGACGACATCCGCACCAAGAAACTGATGAACGCGCCCGAGGACATCATCCCCGAGGCGATCGAGGGGATGCTTTCGGCGCATCCCGACCTGCTGCGGGTCGAAGGCGCCACGCGCCGCGCGCTGATCGCGCGCGACGGCCCGCGCGACGGCAAGGTGGGTATCGTGATCGGCGGCGGCTCGGGCCACGAGCCCGCCTTTGCGGGCTACGTCGGGCGCGGCCTTGCCGACGCGGCGGCGGTGGGCAACGTCTTCGCCTCGCCCTCGCCCGAGCACATCATGGACGCGGCCCGCGCCGTCGAGGGCGGCGCCGGCGTGATGTTCCTCTACGGCAATTACACCGGCGACGTGATGAACTTCGACATGGCCGCCGAGGAATGCGACTCCATCGGCATCCCCGCCCGCTCGGTCGCGGTGACCGACGATGTCGCCTCGGCCCCCAAGGGGCGCGAAGGCGAGCGGCGCGGCATCGCGGGCGATTTCTTCGTGTTCAAGATCGCCGGTGCGGCGGCCGAGCAGGGCCGCGACCTTGCCGCCTGCCACGCGGCGGCGGTGCATGCCAACGCCAACTGCCGCTCGATGGGCGTGGCGCTCAGCGCCTGCTCGCTGCCGCAGACCGGCAAGCCGAACTTCGAGCTCGGCGCGCGGGACATGGAGATCGGCATGGGCATCCACGGCGAGCCCGGGATGCGGCGCGGCGCGCTCGAGACCGCCGACGAGGTCAGCGACGAGCTGATGGACGCGATCCTCGCCGACATGGAGCTGGGGCAGGGCGACGAGGTCGCGGTGCTGGTCAACGGCCTTGGCGCGACCGGGCTGCTGGAGCTTTACATCCTGCACCGCCGGGTGACGCAGATCCTCGGCGGGCGCGGCGTGAAGATCCATTACAGCTGGGTCGGCGAATACTGCACCTCGCTCGAGATGGCGGGGGCCTCGATCACGCTGCTGAAGCTCGACGCGGACCTCAAGACCCTGCTCGACATGCCCTGCCGCACCCCGGCGCTCACGGTCGCGGGCACCCTCGCGCCCGCCGGGACGCTGACCAAGCGCAGCCACGACGGCACCGCCGGCGCGGCCGAGGTCGACCGCAGCACGCTTGCCAAGGACGGCCCGGTCACGCCCGAGACCTTCCGCCGGATGATGCTCGCCGTGGGCGAGGCGATCCACGACAACCGCGACTGGCTCTCCGAGCTCGACGGGGTGATCGGCGACGGCGACCACGGCGTCACCATGGACATCGGCTGGTCCGCCGTGCGCAAGGAACTCGCCGCGCCGGTCGACGAGACCATCACGCAGACCAGCACCCGCATGGCCAAGGCGTTTCTCGACGCCGTCGGCGCGTCCTCGGGGCCGCTTTACGCCTCGGCCTTCCGCAAGGCGGGCGAAGCGGTGTCGGACCGGCTAAACCTCGATGCCGGGGCCGTGGTCGCCTGGGTCGAGGGCATCTGCGCCGGCATCCAGTCGCGCGGCGGCGCGCAGGTCGGCGACAAGACGATGATCGACGCCTGGGTGCCCGCCGTGGCCAAGGCCAAGGAAGCGCTGCAGTCGGGCGGAGACGTGTCGGCCTGCCTCGAGGCAGCCTGCGCCGGCGCGCGGAACGGTCGCGACTACACCGCCGAGATCGAGAGCCGCCGGGGCCGTTCGGCGAAGCTCGGGCAGCGCTCGCTCGGCCACGTGGACCCGGGCGCGGCCTCGGCCCACGTGATGCTCGTCGCCATGCACAGGGCGCTGTCGGCCTGA
- a CDS encoding sugar phosphate isomerase/epimerase family protein, whose translation MKLGLGSYAYRWSIGIKDQVPARPLTAFDLLDRAEALGLEVVQYADNMPLDRLDEADHHRLYETAQEKGLVLELGTQCFDADEVDRYIEIGKRLHAKILRVALDEADGHIPVAELAEQLRPRVDAARAAGMKIAIENHFNYPSPRMVELLDAVNDDHLGVCLDVANSICANEWPEETIKLLAPYTINLHLKDYEITPDKYGVGFRIHGVPLGDGRAPLAWTLEQLAHCPADMSVILEHWLMIEGGTLDDAIAREQPWIERTVAAAKGFVK comes from the coding sequence ATGAAACTCGGACTGGGCAGTTACGCCTATCGCTGGTCCATCGGCATCAAGGACCAGGTGCCCGCCAGGCCCTTGACCGCATTCGATCTTCTGGATCGCGCCGAGGCGCTCGGGCTCGAGGTCGTGCAATACGCCGACAACATGCCGCTCGACCGTCTCGACGAGGCCGACCACCATCGGCTCTACGAGACCGCGCAGGAAAAGGGGCTGGTGCTCGAGCTTGGCACCCAGTGCTTCGACGCCGACGAGGTCGACCGCTACATCGAGATCGGCAAGCGTCTGCACGCGAAGATCCTGCGCGTCGCGCTCGACGAGGCCGACGGTCACATCCCGGTTGCCGAGCTCGCCGAACAGCTGCGCCCGCGTGTCGACGCGGCCCGCGCTGCCGGCATGAAGATCGCCATCGAGAATCACTTCAACTACCCCAGCCCGCGCATGGTCGAGCTGCTCGACGCGGTGAACGACGACCATCTCGGCGTCTGCCTCGACGTGGCGAACTCGATCTGTGCGAACGAGTGGCCGGAAGAGACGATCAAGCTGCTCGCGCCCTACACGATCAACCTGCACCTCAAGGATTACGAGATCACGCCGGACAAGTATGGCGTCGGCTTCCGCATCCACGGGGTGCCGCTCGGCGACGGGCGTGCGCCGCTCGCCTGGACGCTGGAGCAGCTCGCGCACTGCCCGGCCGACATGAGCGTGATCCTCGAGCACTGGCTGATGATCGAGGGCGGCACGCTCGACGACGCCATTGCCAGGGAACAGCCGTGGATCGAACGCACCGTGGCGGCGGCGAAGGGATTCGTGAAGTGA
- a CDS encoding SDR family NAD(P)-dependent oxidoreductase: MGLLDGKFAIVTGAASPRGLGKATAMMFAEHGATVAILDLDAAQAQAAAADLPGEGHIGLACNVTDKAACQAAADACVEKWGAVDILVNNAGITQPLKIMEIEPGNYDAVTDVNLRGTLYMTQALIPHFRERKTGAVVNLSSVSAQRGGGIFGGPHYSAAKAGVLGLTKAMARELAPDGVRVNALCPGFIATDITAGKLTEEMRASVLAGIPMGRAGTAEDVAGCALFLASDLSSYCTGTEVDVNGGSLIH; the protein is encoded by the coding sequence ATGGGACTTCTCGACGGTAAATTCGCCATCGTCACCGGTGCGGCCAGCCCGCGCGGACTTGGCAAGGCCACGGCCATGATGTTCGCCGAGCACGGCGCGACGGTCGCGATCCTCGACCTCGACGCGGCGCAGGCACAGGCCGCAGCGGCCGACCTTCCGGGCGAAGGCCACATCGGTCTGGCCTGCAACGTCACCGACAAGGCCGCCTGCCAGGCCGCCGCCGACGCCTGCGTCGAGAAGTGGGGCGCGGTCGACATCCTCGTGAACAACGCCGGCATCACCCAGCCGCTCAAGATCATGGAGATCGAGCCGGGCAACTACGACGCGGTCACCGACGTGAACCTGCGCGGCACCCTCTACATGACGCAGGCGCTGATCCCGCACTTCCGCGAGCGCAAGACCGGCGCGGTGGTCAACCTGTCGTCGGTCTCGGCGCAGCGCGGCGGCGGCATCTTCGGCGGCCCGCACTACTCGGCAGCCAAGGCCGGCGTTCTGGGCCTGACCAAGGCGATGGCCCGCGAGCTGGCGCCCGACGGCGTGCGCGTCAACGCGCTCTGCCCCGGCTTCATCGCCACCGACATCACCGCCGGCAAGCTCACCGAGGAAATGCGCGCCTCCGTGCTCGCGGGCATCCCCATGGGCCGCGCCGGCACCGCCGAGGACGTCGCCGGCTGCGCGCTGTTCCTCGCCTCCGACCTGTCGAGCTACTGCACCGGCACCGAGGTCGACGTGAACGGCGGTTCGCTCATCCACTGA
- a CDS encoding TRAP transporter substrate-binding protein, with amino-acid sequence MKNMMTIALLGATALTTAAPAFADEIIFAHGANPGNPRFDAAEMFADLVPACTGGETTVNVAPSATMGNDVEMLTSVSAGVIQMSANSQGPLAQIVPEVGMLGLPFLFEDLPSVWEVLDGEVGEMIDQKAQNAGLKVLTFWDNGIRHVSHVSKNVPTPADLEGMQIRTPSDEVTIATFEALGASPAPLAWSELPTALQSGVFEGQENPLTNIYSAKLHEITPYITLTGHKYESTPVVASMAWWSGLDEDTQGCIENAAKSAGWYQRGLSLSQGKNLRETMEAEGATFAEVEDRQAFIDATASVYEQYEGEFGELISALREATQ; translated from the coding sequence ATGAAGAACATGATGACCATCGCACTGCTCGGCGCCACCGCGCTGACCACGGCCGCCCCTGCCTTCGCAGACGAGATCATCTTCGCCCACGGCGCGAACCCCGGCAACCCGCGCTTCGACGCCGCCGAGATGTTCGCCGACCTCGTCCCCGCCTGCACCGGCGGCGAGACGACCGTGAACGTGGCGCCCTCCGCGACCATGGGCAACGACGTCGAGATGCTGACCTCGGTCTCCGCCGGCGTCATCCAGATGTCGGCCAACAGCCAGGGCCCGCTCGCCCAGATCGTCCCCGAGGTCGGCATGCTCGGCCTGCCGTTCCTCTTCGAGGACCTGCCCTCGGTCTGGGAAGTGCTCGACGGCGAAGTCGGCGAGATGATCGACCAGAAGGCGCAGAACGCCGGTCTCAAGGTCCTGACCTTCTGGGACAACGGCATCCGCCACGTCAGCCACGTGTCGAAGAACGTGCCCACCCCCGCCGACCTCGAGGGCATGCAGATCCGCACGCCGTCGGACGAGGTGACCATCGCCACCTTCGAGGCGCTCGGCGCATCGCCCGCGCCGCTGGCGTGGTCCGAGCTGCCCACCGCGCTGCAGTCGGGCGTCTTCGAGGGGCAGGAAAACCCGCTCACGAACATCTACTCGGCCAAGCTGCACGAGATCACCCCCTACATCACGCTGACCGGCCACAAGTATGAATCCACCCCGGTCGTCGCCTCGATGGCATGGTGGTCGGGTCTCGACGAAGATACCCAGGGCTGCATCGAGAACGCCGCCAAGTCCGCCGGCTGGTACCAGCGCGGCCTGTCGCTGAGCCAGGGCAAGAACCTGCGCGAGACGATGGAAGCCGAGGGCGCGACCTTTGCCGAGGTCGAGGACCGTCAGGCCTTCATCGACGCCACCGCCTCGGTCTACGAGCAGTACGAAGGCGAATTCGGCGAGCTGATCTCGGCCCTGCGCGAGGCAACCCAGTGA
- a CDS encoding TRAP transporter small permease has protein sequence MRPLRILERTLEASGAAVIFVTLTFTFFALLVNVVLRYAFGSGLAWAYEIHAVLFPWLVAGGIGIASLRGWHISVDVLIGIMPDPLKRLVAILVSVAVLVIAVTVIQTSAPIIRASKFQRLSEIPVSQYWGYISLYYAFGVMAVAAVIEILRQLFAGPQDDSTDPAQQSYS, from the coding sequence ATGCGTCCGCTCCGCATCCTCGAGCGCACCCTCGAGGCGTCGGGCGCCGCGGTGATCTTCGTCACCCTGACCTTCACCTTCTTCGCGCTGCTGGTGAACGTCGTTCTGCGCTACGCCTTCGGCAGCGGGCTTGCCTGGGCCTACGAGATCCACGCCGTGCTGTTTCCCTGGCTGGTCGCCGGCGGCATCGGCATCGCCTCGCTGCGCGGCTGGCACATCTCGGTCGACGTGCTGATCGGTATCATGCCCGACCCATTGAAGCGGCTCGTGGCGATCCTCGTGTCGGTCGCCGTGCTGGTCATCGCGGTGACGGTCATCCAGACCAGCGCCCCGATCATCCGTGCCTCGAAATTCCAGCGCCTGTCCGAGATCCCGGTCTCGCAATACTGGGGCTACATCAGCCTCTACTATGCCTTCGGCGTCATGGCGGTCGCGGCGGTGATCGAGATCCTGCGCCAGCTCTTCGCGGGTCCGCAGGACGACTCCACCGACCCCGCGCAGCAGAGCTACAGCTGA
- a CDS encoding TRAP transporter large permease, which translates to MVKLLIIVFPVLLLVSVPVAHAMLGATAFALWMEGKPMAVIAQRLYSPTQSFPMLAIPFFILAGSLMMSGKFGDHLVNIAKLLVGRFKGGLAQVSIIGSVMFGGVSGSAVADASALGNALIPVQKKEGYPAGFAAAVNASSSTVSVLIPPSIPLILYGLVSNTSIIDLFVAGILPGVMLGLGMFTAVWWVSKRLGLPTAEMPGGFRAYKSELLHAIPALLMPVFVIGTLRFGIATPTEVSVMAVAYALLVSGGIYRDLTLKDIWKSMIDTGVMTGAVLIIIMASSAIQWMLTAERTPQTLAIWVTETLQEPWMVILALNIVMIIVGTFLDLPAAVLLLGPLFVTIANAIGLDLVQLGLMMVVNLAVGLYTPPVGTTLFISAAIAQTGIGSVVKSLLPFYAVSVIVLLLISYVPFLTIY; encoded by the coding sequence ATGGTCAAGCTCCTGATTATCGTCTTCCCGGTGCTGCTGCTGGTGTCGGTCCCGGTGGCCCATGCCATGCTGGGCGCCACGGCCTTTGCGCTCTGGATGGAAGGCAAGCCGATGGCGGTGATCGCGCAGCGGCTCTACTCGCCGACGCAGAGCTTCCCGATGCTCGCGATCCCCTTCTTCATCCTCGCCGGCAGCCTGATGATGTCGGGCAAGTTCGGCGACCACCTCGTCAACATCGCGAAACTGCTGGTGGGGCGCTTCAAGGGCGGGCTCGCGCAGGTCTCGATCATCGGCTCGGTGATGTTCGGCGGCGTCTCGGGCTCGGCGGTGGCCGACGCCTCGGCGCTCGGCAACGCGCTGATCCCGGTGCAGAAGAAAGAGGGCTACCCGGCCGGCTTCGCCGCCGCGGTCAACGCCTCCTCCTCGACGGTCTCGGTGCTGATCCCGCCGTCGATCCCGCTCATCCTCTACGGTCTGGTGTCGAACACCTCGATCATCGACCTCTTCGTCGCCGGCATCCTGCCGGGGGTCATGCTCGGCCTCGGCATGTTCACCGCCGTCTGGTGGGTGTCGAAGCGTCTCGGGCTGCCGACCGCCGAGATGCCGGGCGGCTTCCGCGCCTACAAGTCCGAGCTGCTGCATGCCATTCCCGCGCTGCTGATGCCGGTCTTCGTCATCGGCACCTTGCGCTTCGGCATCGCGACCCCGACCGAGGTCTCGGTGATGGCGGTGGCCTACGCGCTGCTGGTCTCGGGCGGAATCTACCGCGATCTCACGCTGAAGGACATCTGGAAGTCGATGATCGACACCGGCGTGATGACCGGCGCGGTGCTCATCATCATCATGGCCTCCTCGGCGATCCAGTGGATGCTGACCGCCGAACGCACGCCGCAGACGCTGGCGATCTGGGTGACCGAGACCCTGCAAGAGCCGTGGATGGTGATCCTCGCGCTGAACATCGTGATGATCATCGTCGGCACCTTCCTCGACCTGCCGGCGGCGGTGCTGCTGCTCGGGCCGCTGTTCGTGACCATCGCCAACGCGATCGGCCTCGACCTCGTGCAGCTCGGCCTGATGATGGTGGTGAACCTCGCGGTGGGGCTCTACACGCCGCCGGTGGGCACGACGCTGTTCATATCCGCGGCCATCGCCCAGACCGGGATCGGCTCGGTGGTGAAATCGCTGCTGCCCTTCTACGCGGTGTCGGTGATCGTGCTGCTGCTGATTTCCTACGTGCCGTTCCTGACGATCTACTGA
- a CDS encoding LysR family transcriptional regulator, whose amino-acid sequence MLKDINLNAMNYFEAVARLGGISKAAEELGVSPSAVSQQIRQFEQQFGVRLFKRDKRKLTLTLDGERLFQTTTQAFRMMRDVRSAIQRQRENRHFNLRVSPSFAVRWLSPRLKEFLDLAPNWAVRIDAAPDFSDFETEVVDLDLRYGEGGWTGLHEEAVVHDLVLPMCSPGYLEELRALSDDPIGQLRQARLIDSVKTHYRWDFWLARHGVMGERMVYPLRFDRSSMALQLAADGAGVVLESSTLALDQLESGALVPLSTAFEAIRFPAYWLVCPSRHTSRRIVRIFSDWMREAGRVHDARAAELITGLGCRIREQSGRQLPGEEYVGE is encoded by the coding sequence ATGCTCAAGGACATCAACCTCAACGCGATGAACTACTTCGAGGCGGTCGCCCGGCTGGGCGGGATCTCGAAGGCGGCGGAGGAACTCGGCGTGTCGCCTTCGGCGGTGAGTCAGCAGATCCGCCAGTTCGAGCAGCAGTTCGGGGTGCGGCTGTTCAAGCGCGACAAGCGCAAGCTGACGCTGACGCTCGACGGCGAACGGCTGTTCCAGACCACCACGCAGGCCTTCCGGATGATGCGCGACGTGCGCTCGGCGATCCAGCGGCAGCGCGAGAACCGCCATTTCAACCTGCGGGTGTCGCCCTCCTTCGCGGTGCGCTGGCTGTCGCCGCGGCTGAAGGAGTTCCTCGACCTTGCGCCCAACTGGGCGGTGCGCATCGACGCGGCGCCGGATTTCTCGGACTTCGAGACCGAGGTGGTCGATCTCGACCTGCGCTACGGCGAGGGCGGCTGGACCGGGCTGCACGAGGAGGCGGTGGTGCATGACCTGGTGCTGCCGATGTGCTCGCCGGGCTACCTCGAGGAGCTGCGCGCGCTGTCGGACGACCCCATCGGACAGCTGCGGCAGGCGCGTCTGATCGACTCGGTGAAGACGCACTACCGCTGGGATTTCTGGCTGGCGCGGCATGGTGTCATGGGCGAGCGCATGGTCTACCCGCTGCGTTTCGACCGCTCGTCGATGGCGCTGCAGCTCGCGGCCGACGGCGCCGGGGTGGTGCTGGAGAGCTCGACGCTGGCGCTCGACCAGCTGGAGAGCGGCGCGCTGGTGCCGCTGTCGACGGCCTTCGAGGCGATCCGCTTCCCGGCCTACTGGCTGGTCTGCCCGTCGCGGCACACCAGCCGGCGGATCGTGCGGATCTTCTCGGACTGGATGCGCGAGGCGGGCCGGGTGCATGACGCACGCGCGGCGGAGCTGATCACCGGCCTCGGCTGCCGCATCCGCGAGCAGAGCGGGCGGCAGCTGCCGGGCGAGGAATACGTCGGCGAGTGA
- a CDS encoding HAD family hydrolase codes for MRTLDDSHPSGPPGPDAAVGAVIFDLDGCLVDSEPLSLATIAEEMAVLGLDHDWRALRDRYLGVSISTVQADVAAETGRPCGPRFAEAVETRLLARYETELRPIPGAPELLERLRAARLPLAVATGSSVNRMGRTLALSGLEAAFDGHTYSADLVANGKPAPDIFLLAAARLGQPPEHCLVVEDSPHGVRGARAAGMRAVGFIGGSHLDGMRAQHAEVLREAGAERVLGAVEDLLGVPGLRG; via the coding sequence ATGCGGACCCTCGATGACAGCCATCCGTCCGGGCCCCCGGGGCCGGACGCAGCGGTGGGCGCGGTGATCTTCGACCTCGACGGCTGCCTCGTGGACAGCGAGCCGCTGTCGCTGGCCACCATCGCCGAGGAAATGGCGGTGCTCGGGCTCGACCACGACTGGCGGGCGCTGCGCGACCGCTACCTCGGGGTGTCGATCTCGACGGTGCAGGCCGATGTCGCCGCCGAGACCGGGCGGCCCTGCGGCCCTCGGTTCGCGGAAGCGGTCGAGACCCGGCTGCTGGCGCGCTACGAAACCGAGCTGCGTCCGATCCCCGGCGCGCCCGAGCTTCTGGAACGACTGCGGGCGGCGCGGCTGCCGCTGGCCGTGGCGACCGGCAGCTCGGTCAACCGCATGGGTCGGACGCTGGCGCTGTCGGGGCTGGAGGCGGCCTTTGACGGACATACCTACAGCGCCGACCTCGTGGCGAACGGCAAGCCCGCGCCCGACATCTTCCTGCTCGCCGCCGCGCGGCTGGGTCAGCCGCCGGAGCACTGCCTCGTGGTCGAGGATTCGCCGCATGGCGTCCGCGGGGCGCGGGCGGCCGGCATGCGCGCGGTGGGATTCATCGGGGGCAGCCATCTCGACGGCATGCGCGCGCAACACGCCGAGGTGCTGCGCGAGGCCGGGGCCGAGCGGGTGCTGGGCGCGGTGGAAGACCTGCTCGGGGTGCCCGGCCTCCGCGGCTGA
- a CDS encoding SDR family oxidoreductase — translation MQFSGKTVIITGAGKGIGRACAQVMAARGAQVIAMTRTQADLDSLEAEIGCRSIRVDLSDPAATRAAMAEAGPADFLINSAGTNVLESTFDMTDEGYDRVMDINLRGALVACQAFGRARVEAGGGGAIVNITSIAGHRGFPEHLCYAASKAGLEGASRVMAKEFGPHGIRVNCIAPTITLTELAAAAWADPVKSEPMMVRHPVNRFAEAEEVAESIAMLLSDDAKMVTGAVLPVDGGFLAV, via the coding sequence ATGCAATTCTCGGGCAAGACCGTCATCATCACCGGCGCCGGCAAGGGCATCGGCCGCGCCTGCGCGCAGGTCATGGCCGCACGCGGCGCGCAGGTCATCGCGATGACGCGCACGCAGGCCGACCTCGACAGCCTCGAAGCCGAGATCGGCTGCCGCTCGATCCGCGTGGACCTGAGCGACCCGGCCGCCACCCGCGCCGCCATGGCCGAGGCGGGCCCGGCGGATTTCCTCATCAACTCGGCGGGGACGAACGTGCTCGAGAGCACCTTCGACATGACCGACGAGGGCTACGACCGGGTGATGGACATCAACCTGCGCGGTGCGCTCGTGGCCTGCCAGGCGTTCGGCCGGGCCCGGGTCGAGGCGGGCGGCGGCGGCGCCATCGTCAACATCACCTCGATCGCCGGACACCGGGGCTTCCCCGAGCACCTGTGCTACGCCGCCTCGAAGGCGGGGCTCGAGGGGGCGAGCCGGGTCATGGCCAAGGAATTCGGACCGCACGGCATCCGGGTGAACTGCATCGCGCCGACGATCACGCTCACCGAGCTTGCCGCCGCCGCCTGGGCGGACCCGGTGAAATCCGAGCCGATGATGGTGCGCCACCCGGTGAACCGCTTCGCCGAGGCCGAGGAGGTGGCCGAGAGCATCGCCATGCTGCTGTCGGACGACGCCAAGATGGTCACCGGCGCGGTGCTGCCGGTCGACGGCGGCTTCCTCGCGGTCTGA
- a CDS encoding FGGY-family carbohydrate kinase has protein sequence MSNLFIGVDVGTGSARAGVFDAQGTLLATAKHDIEIHRDDAGRVEQSSAQVWDAVTTSVREAVAASGADPAQVKGIGVDATCSLVVMGPMGGLPVGDDAAPERDIIVWMDHRATGQAARINEGDHDVLKYVGGRISPEMETPKLLWLKENRPEVYAAAAQFFDLTDFLTWKATGALDRSSCTLTCKWTYLAHEERFDPDYFHAIGLGDLADEDFARIGASVVHPGTALGQGLTAEAAEAMGLVPGTAVAAGLIDAHAGGVGTVAASGGAGDATDCLGYVFGTSSCTMTTTREPAFVPGVWGPYYSAMVPGMWLNEGGQSAAGAAIAHLVTLHPATAEAERLASAEGKGLVQYLADRALELGGDAAGALRLADDLHVIPEFLGNRAPFADPEARAVIAGQGMEQGVDSLVALYVAGVCGLGYGLRQIIETQDAAGAPSRTISVSGGAGAHPLTRAMLADATGREIEITECAEPVLLGSAMLGAVASGGYADLQAAMPAMSRVATRCTPAGGATQARHAARYDAFLAFQRLSRETRGIMAGLTD, from the coding sequence ATGTCGAACCTCTTCATCGGCGTGGACGTCGGCACCGGCTCGGCCCGCGCGGGCGTCTTCGACGCGCAGGGCACGCTGCTGGCCACCGCCAAGCACGACATCGAGATCCACCGCGACGACGCGGGCCGGGTCGAGCAGAGCTCGGCGCAGGTCTGGGACGCGGTCACCACCTCGGTGCGCGAAGCCGTCGCCGCCTCGGGCGCGGACCCGGCGCAGGTGAAGGGCATCGGCGTCGACGCGACCTGCTCGCTCGTGGTGATGGGGCCGATGGGCGGCCTGCCTGTGGGCGACGACGCAGCCCCCGAGCGCGACATCATCGTCTGGATGGACCACCGGGCCACGGGCCAGGCGGCGCGCATCAACGAAGGCGACCACGACGTTCTGAAATACGTCGGCGGCCGGATCTCGCCCGAGATGGAAACGCCGAAGCTGCTCTGGCTCAAGGAGAACCGCCCCGAGGTCTATGCCGCCGCGGCGCAGTTCTTCGACCTCACCGATTTCCTGACGTGGAAGGCCACCGGCGCGCTCGACCGGTCGTCCTGCACGCTCACCTGCAAGTGGACCTACCTCGCCCACGAAGAGCGCTTCGACCCCGACTACTTCCACGCCATCGGCCTCGGCGACCTTGCCGACGAGGACTTCGCACGGATCGGCGCGAGCGTCGTTCACCCCGGCACCGCGCTGGGGCAGGGGCTTACCGCGGAGGCCGCCGAGGCGATGGGCCTCGTGCCCGGCACCGCCGTCGCCGCCGGGCTGATCGACGCCCACGCTGGTGGCGTCGGCACCGTCGCCGCCTCGGGCGGGGCTGGGGATGCGACCGACTGCCTCGGCTATGTCTTCGGCACCTCGTCGTGCACCATGACCACCACCCGGGAGCCGGCCTTCGTGCCCGGCGTCTGGGGGCCCTACTACTCGGCCATGGTGCCGGGGATGTGGCTCAACGAGGGCGGGCAAAGCGCCGCCGGCGCGGCCATCGCGCATCTCGTGACCCTGCATCCCGCCACCGCCGAGGCGGAGCGGCTGGCAAGCGCCGAGGGCAAGGGCCTCGTGCAATACCTCGCCGACCGGGCGCTCGAGCTCGGCGGCGACGCGGCGGGGGCGCTGCGGCTTGCCGACGACCTGCACGTCATCCCCGAGTTCCTCGGCAACCGCGCCCCCTTCGCCGACCCCGAGGCCCGCGCGGTGATCGCCGGGCAGGGAATGGAGCAGGGCGTCGACAGCCTCGTGGCGCTCTACGTCGCGGGCGTCTGCGGACTGGGCTACGGGCTGCGCCAGATCATCGAGACGCAGGACGCCGCCGGCGCGCCGTCGCGCACCATCTCGGTGTCGGGCGGCGCCGGGGCGCACCCGCTGACCCGCGCCATGCTGGCCGATGCCACCGGCCGCGAGATCGAGATCACCGAATGCGCCGAGCCGGTGCTGCTGGGCTCGGCGATGCTGGGGGCGGTGGCCTCGGGCGGCTACGCCGACCTGCAGGCGGCGATGCCGGCGATGTCGCGGGTCGCCACCCGTTGCACCCCGGCGGGCGGGGCGACGCAGGCCCGACACGCGGCGCGCTACGACGCCTTCCTCGCCTTCCAGCGCCTCTCCCGCGAGACGCGCGGGATCATGGCGGGGCTCACCGACTGA